The following proteins are encoded in a genomic region of Leptospiraceae bacterium:
- a CDS encoding GldG family protein, with protein sequence MKLAFRLSFFQSKSFIYANIFILFFLVNVIAYNINWKLDLSKGNINTLSGSTKKVLNQLKYPLLIEAYISRDIPGQIFSQLQPIIYQLEDIQRQNHSLIQLKIIDPNNEELRSLASKRGIQGIPIEEAEIDKASVRLGYFGVYLQYTDRHTTFSLVEQGGILSNFEYVFLKEVKKLLQDPDTRISGIGYLNTEGTGKFRRWQTRLDMDKDNYFAFKNFIEKEMGEIREIQLDQPIPDTIETLLVIGLPNITQKEQVYLDQFLLRGGNLILMLKGFDFTITPPNPQLMQLGLSSGSRGFTTIPDELKIWNEFLGKYGLGINERVILEPNLAAPEIDILGQFLGRYPNPSWAVYTAENNNILSDVEFLRYIPMVIFPWFSDLRYNPNVQPQVKYKVLIQTSDEIIARKQTSLELKDLQFLDKNTEGQEKIPQQLPVMILAQGKFQSAFKDEYQTLDIDPNLKANFNTGQLGNTEGRILLIGTPYLVSDIFFRNEANMEYFKINFAFVQNVIEYFQGDLDLLEVRSKIPILPVIQLQLPKELQTAFAWFHTLTIPVLFAIYGFLRLKKRYQKRGDDL encoded by the coding sequence ATGAAGTTAGCTTTTCGACTCTCATTTTTCCAATCCAAAAGCTTTATTTATGCGAATATCTTCATACTCTTTTTTTTAGTGAATGTCATTGCTTATAACATCAATTGGAAATTAGATCTTTCGAAAGGAAATATCAACACCCTTAGTGGAAGCACAAAAAAAGTATTAAATCAACTAAAATATCCCCTCTTGATTGAAGCCTACATTAGTCGGGATATTCCAGGACAAATCTTTTCCCAATTACAACCCATTATTTATCAACTAGAAGACATCCAAAGACAAAACCATTCTTTGATTCAATTAAAAATCATTGATCCGAACAATGAAGAACTTCGCTCATTGGCAAGCAAACGAGGTATCCAAGGTATCCCCATAGAAGAAGCTGAGATCGACAAAGCTTCTGTAAGATTAGGATACTTCGGAGTCTATTTACAATATACCGACAGACATACTACCTTTTCGTTAGTGGAACAAGGCGGAATTTTGAGCAATTTTGAATACGTCTTTTTAAAAGAAGTAAAAAAACTCCTTCAGGATCCTGATACCAGAATCAGTGGGATTGGCTATTTGAACACCGAAGGAACTGGTAAATTTCGAAGATGGCAAACCCGATTAGACATGGATAAAGATAACTACTTTGCTTTTAAAAACTTCATTGAAAAAGAAATGGGAGAAATCAGAGAAATCCAATTAGATCAACCCATTCCTGATACAATTGAAACCCTTCTGGTCATCGGCTTACCCAATATCACTCAAAAAGAACAAGTTTATTTAGATCAGTTTTTACTCAGGGGAGGAAATTTGATTCTTATGCTAAAAGGTTTTGATTTTACTATCACTCCCCCCAATCCTCAACTTATGCAATTAGGTCTGAGCTCAGGGAGTCGTGGTTTTACCACCATTCCCGATGAACTCAAAATTTGGAATGAATTTTTAGGAAAATACGGATTAGGCATCAATGAACGAGTCATTTTAGAACCCAACTTAGCAGCTCCTGAAATCGACATTTTAGGACAATTCTTGGGAAGATACCCTAACCCCTCATGGGCAGTTTATACAGCTGAAAACAATAATATTCTTTCTGATGTAGAATTTTTAAGATACATCCCTATGGTGATTTTTCCTTGGTTCTCTGATTTACGTTATAACCCTAACGTTCAACCACAAGTAAAGTATAAAGTATTAATTCAAACTTCTGATGAAATCATTGCTCGAAAACAAACCTCTCTTGAATTGAAGGATTTACAATTCTTAGATAAAAATACAGAAGGACAAGAAAAGATTCCTCAACAACTACCTGTGATGATTTTAGCTCAAGGGAAATTTCAAAGTGCCTTCAAAGACGAATACCAGACTTTGGACATTGATCCAAATTTGAAAGCAAATTTCAACACAGGTCAATTAGGAAATACTGAAGGAAGGATTTTATTGATTGGCACACCCTATCTCGTTTCTGACATCTTTTTTCGTAATGAAGCCAACATGGAATACTTCAAAATCAATTTTGCCTTTGTTCAAAATGTGATTGAGTATTTTCAAGGAGACTTAGACCTATTGGAAGTTCGTTCAAAAATTCCTATTTTACCAGTAATTCAGCTACAACTACCCAAAGAACTACAAACAGCTTTTGCTTGGTTTCATACCTTAACAATACCAGTTCTTTTTGCCATATACGGTTTTTTACGTTTGAAGAAACGATACCAAAAACGAGGTGATGATTTATGA
- a CDS encoding ABC transporter permease, which produces MKNIKFLYKKELLSYFNTPSGYIFMSITLFFNFLFFFLGIFDLIPGFWDAQLASIESYMNLLPFTFIFLVPAVTMRVWAEERKMGTIEILKTLPYTDFELVISKFLASWTFVSLVIIAAFPLTISISLLGITDWGKTFTIYFGSILMAGAYVSIGMVASALTREQIVAFVLTFFISLFMFLSNYYLLTQHLPPDWNFFLGIFSISYHFSSFSKGMILISDVIYYLSFIALMLYINTEIVKRF; this is translated from the coding sequence ATGAAAAACATAAAATTTCTTTATAAAAAAGAGTTACTTTCCTACTTCAACACACCAAGTGGATATATTTTCATGAGCATTACACTTTTTTTTAACTTTCTTTTTTTCTTTTTGGGGATCTTTGATCTCATACCGGGTTTCTGGGATGCCCAATTGGCAAGTATTGAGTCTTATATGAACCTACTTCCGTTTACGTTTATTTTTCTTGTTCCTGCTGTCACAATGAGGGTATGGGCAGAGGAACGAAAAATGGGAACCATAGAAATCCTAAAAACTTTGCCCTATACTGATTTTGAACTGGTGATTTCGAAATTTTTAGCAAGTTGGACCTTTGTTTCATTGGTGATCATTGCTGCTTTCCCTTTGACGATCAGTATTTCTTTACTTGGTATCACTGATTGGGGAAAAACCTTTACCATCTATTTTGGTTCAATTTTGATGGCTGGAGCTTATGTGAGCATTGGAATGGTGGCTTCGGCTTTGACGCGAGAACAAATAGTCGCTTTTGTGTTGACATTTTTTATCAGTTTGTTTATGTTTTTGAGTAATTATTACCTTCTCACTCAACACTTGCCACCTGATTGGAATTTCTTTTTAGGAATCTTTTCAATTAGCTATCACTTCTCTTCGTTTTCAAAAGGCATGATTTTAATCAGTGATGTGATTTATTATTTATCTTTCATCGCACTGATGTTATACATTAACACAGAAATCGTCAAAAGATTTTGA
- a CDS encoding ATP-binding cassette domain-containing protein, giving the protein MIKVENLTVQFGNFTAIDQISFTVDKTMGIIGLLGPNGAGKTTTMRVLTGYLTPTSGYVEIDNIPLNGDEKQKLTIKRKIGYLPESNPLYPEMLVDEYLDFMGKSRALSDDTLKKRKDILVETLRLSSHLYTPLGLLSKGFRQRTALAATLIHDPEIIILDEPTTGLDPNQIITIREFIKSLSKEKLVILSTHILKEVQDVCNQVIIIHKGKIVANRRIEELQKSNLRVIIAKSQRDNIENTLKNLDLILNVRVQEIPNSEFKKYICELKEDRPEKLFYEIKKFDWDVIEFSPLEKSIEEIFQELTQN; this is encoded by the coding sequence ATGATCAAAGTTGAAAATCTAACTGTTCAGTTTGGGAATTTCACTGCGATTGATCAAATTTCTTTTACAGTGGACAAAACGATGGGAATTATTGGGCTATTGGGACCCAATGGAGCTGGCAAAACCACAACCATGAGGGTTCTAACTGGATACCTTACCCCTACCTCTGGTTATGTAGAAATCGATAATATCCCACTCAATGGTGATGAAAAACAAAAACTCACCATCAAAAGAAAAATTGGTTATTTACCAGAGTCTAATCCCCTTTATCCAGAAATGCTTGTGGATGAGTATTTAGACTTTATGGGGAAATCCCGTGCTTTAAGTGATGATACCCTAAAAAAAAGAAAAGACATCTTAGTTGAAACCTTACGGTTATCATCGCATTTATATACACCCTTAGGGTTATTATCAAAGGGATTTCGTCAACGAACAGCACTTGCAGCTACTTTAATTCACGATCCTGAAATCATCATTTTGGACGAACCAACCACCGGATTGGATCCAAATCAAATTATTACCATCCGAGAATTCATAAAGAGTTTATCAAAAGAAAAGCTAGTGATCCTTTCTACCCACATCCTAAAAGAAGTTCAAGATGTTTGTAATCAAGTAATCATTATTCACAAAGGAAAGATTGTAGCCAATCGAAGGATAGAAGAATTACAAAAATCAAACTTGCGAGTTATCATAGCAAAATCCCAAAGAGATAATATAGAAAATACATTAAAAAACCTTGACCTCATATTAAACGTGAGGGTTCAAGAAATCCCAAATTCCGAATTTAAAAAATACATTTGCGAGCTCAAAGAAGACAGACCCGAAAAACTATTTTACGAAATCAAGAAGTTTGACTGGGATGTGATTGAATTCTCTCCATTAGAAAAATCAATAGAAGAAATTTTTCAAGAACTCACACAGAACTGA
- the ftsH gene encoding ATP-dependent zinc metalloprotease FtsH: MNKGLRIIFFITGFIILLYLFQGVNQFQNFETPEPMTYSEFRKMLVNAPDAKGKIFTKNIQKNLFEENPFILKVTPTRIDGRYVGKNVDLSNETDIQKLKASTIPFYVEVLPDIINDEFIQILEKNGIIYKFENPQKGGFLNTIISILPYVFIILLLWFFMFRQIQSTGNKALAFGKSRAKLHLEGKTKVTFNDVAGCDEAKEELREVVDFLKDPKKFQNIGARIPKGVLLVGPPGTGKTLLAKAVAGEAGVPFFSISGSDFVEMFVGVGASRVRDLFEQAKKNAPCIIFIDEIDAVGRLRGAGLGGGHDEREQTLNQLLVEMDGFEENEGIIVIAATNRPDILDPALLRPGRFDRQVIVNAPDVKGREEILKIHARKVPLASDVSLAKIARGTPGFTGADLANLINEAALLAARKNKKRVTQEELEEAKDKVLMGPERRSFLITEQEKEVIAYHEAGHALLGTMLPYAEPVHKVTIIPRGRALGLTQQLPEGDKHIHPKKYWLDRICILMGGYLAEEIVFKDTSTGAANDIQVATNIARKMVCEWGMSEKLGTVSYAHEEQNIFLARDIAHVKTYSEQTAALIDAEVKRFIEEQLSRGKELLIKHRDKLDKIAKTLLEKETITGEELNEIVGYENLAPNQKRITLSQEAPKKSYPEVSNGEMEPIPAT, translated from the coding sequence ATGAACAAGGGATTAAGAATCATTTTTTTTATCACAGGTTTCATCATTCTACTTTACTTATTTCAAGGTGTGAATCAGTTTCAAAATTTTGAAACACCTGAACCAATGACTTACTCTGAATTCAGAAAAATGCTCGTAAACGCTCCTGATGCAAAGGGGAAAATCTTTACGAAAAATATTCAAAAAAATTTGTTTGAAGAAAATCCTTTCATCCTCAAAGTCACACCTACAAGGATTGATGGAAGGTATGTTGGGAAAAATGTTGATTTATCTAACGAAACAGATATACAAAAACTCAAAGCATCCACGATACCCTTTTATGTTGAGGTTTTGCCAGATATAATTAATGATGAATTCATACAAATATTAGAGAAAAACGGCATCATCTATAAATTCGAAAATCCACAAAAGGGAGGCTTTTTGAATACCATTATTAGTATTTTACCATACGTTTTTATCATTCTTCTTTTGTGGTTCTTCATGTTTCGGCAAATCCAAAGCACTGGTAATAAAGCCTTAGCTTTCGGTAAAAGTAGAGCCAAACTTCATTTAGAAGGCAAAACGAAAGTGACTTTTAATGATGTAGCAGGCTGTGATGAAGCAAAAGAAGAACTACGAGAAGTTGTTGATTTTCTCAAAGATCCAAAGAAATTTCAAAACATTGGAGCTCGCATTCCCAAAGGAGTTTTACTCGTAGGTCCACCAGGAACAGGAAAGACTCTTTTAGCAAAAGCAGTTGCCGGTGAGGCAGGTGTTCCTTTCTTTTCTATTTCGGGTTCTGATTTCGTGGAGATGTTTGTTGGCGTTGGTGCCTCAAGAGTAAGAGATTTGTTTGAACAAGCCAAGAAAAATGCTCCATGTATTATCTTCATTGATGAGATTGATGCAGTAGGTAGATTAAGAGGAGCTGGATTAGGTGGTGGACATGATGAACGAGAACAAACCTTAAACCAGCTCCTTGTGGAAATGGACGGTTTTGAGGAAAACGAAGGAATCATCGTCATTGCTGCTACAAACCGACCTGATATTTTAGACCCAGCGCTTTTACGTCCGGGAAGATTCGATCGACAAGTGATTGTGAATGCTCCAGATGTAAAAGGTCGCGAAGAAATACTCAAAATCCATGCTCGAAAAGTTCCTTTAGCCTCTGATGTTTCATTAGCGAAAATTGCTCGAGGAACTCCAGGCTTCACTGGAGCTGACTTAGCAAACCTGATCAATGAAGCAGCCCTTCTTGCAGCAAGAAAAAACAAAAAACGTGTTACCCAAGAAGAATTAGAAGAAGCAAAAGACAAAGTTTTGATGGGACCCGAAAGACGAAGTTTTTTGATCACTGAACAAGAAAAAGAAGTCATTGCTTATCATGAAGCAGGTCATGCTCTATTAGGAACCATGCTTCCCTATGCAGAACCAGTTCATAAAGTAACTATCATTCCAAGAGGAAGGGCTCTCGGATTAACCCAACAATTACCCGAAGGTGATAAACACATCCATCCAAAAAAATATTGGTTGGATCGGATTTGTATTTTGATGGGCGGTTATTTAGCCGAAGAAATTGTCTTTAAGGACACTTCAACGGGAGCAGCTAATGACATTCAAGTTGCCACCAATATAGCAAGAAAAATGGTCTGCGAATGGGGAATGTCAGAAAAATTAGGAACAGTGTCATATGCCCACGAAGAACAAAATATCTTCCTTGCACGTGATATTGCTCATGTTAAAACCTATAGCGAGCAAACAGCTGCGTTGATTGATGCCGAAGTAAAAAGATTCATTGAAGAACAACTTTCTCGAGGTAAAGAATTATTAATCAAACACCGTGATAAGCTTGACAAAATTGCAAAAACCCTTTTAGAAAAAGAAACCATTACAGGAGAAGAATTGAACGAAATTGTAGGGTACGAAAACTTAGCACCTAATCAAAAGCGAATCACTCTATCCCAAGAAGCACCAAAAAAAAGTTATCCAGAAGTTTCTAACGGCGAAATGGAACCCATCCCTGCTACATGA
- the pth gene encoding aminoacyl-tRNA hydrolase, whose amino-acid sequence MKLIIGLGNPGEKYQNRRSNIGFKILDIIANNNNIEIRTKKKKSLIGRGSIDDEEIVLLKPQTYANLAGEAALYIASFLRVKPKDIVVIMDDITLPLGKIAVDVSKQSFGHPAIENLANSLKSWDFIKVRVGIANKKTSTMAREEFINQEFEPQESFRLINIINDAEAAIREIAHAKDINEIIQKFSE is encoded by the coding sequence ATGAAGCTAATCATAGGCCTTGGAAATCCGGGAGAGAAATATCAAAATCGACGCTCAAACATAGGATTTAAGATTTTAGACATCATAGCTAATAATAATAATATTGAAATCCGAACGAAGAAAAAAAAATCACTTATCGGAAGAGGTTCTATTGATGACGAGGAAATAGTATTGCTTAAACCTCAAACTTATGCTAATTTAGCAGGTGAAGCTGCTTTATACATTGCTTCATTTTTGCGTGTAAAACCTAAAGATATTGTAGTAATCATGGATGATATCACTTTACCCTTAGGAAAGATTGCTGTGGATGTGAGTAAACAGAGTTTTGGACATCCCGCAATAGAAAACTTAGCGAATTCTTTAAAATCTTGGGATTTTATCAAGGTCCGAGTGGGTATCGCCAATAAGAAAACTTCTACAATGGCTCGAGAAGAATTTATAAATCAAGAATTTGAACCTCAAGAAAGTTTTCGGCTTATTAACATCATTAATGACGCAGAAGCAGCCATAAGGGAAATCGCTCATGCAAAGGATATCAATGAAATCATACAAAAATTCAGTGAATAG
- a CDS encoding ferredoxin family protein, with translation MAFVITEPCIGVCDTSCVDVCPVDCIHPTKEEWSKYGYDPNNLSGKQLYINPEECIDCGACEPACPVQAIFPEDEVPEKWKSYIQKNREFYGLK, from the coding sequence ATGGCTTTTGTGATTACAGAACCTTGTATAGGGGTATGTGATACTTCTTGTGTTGATGTTTGTCCAGTTGATTGTATACATCCAACAAAAGAAGAATGGTCTAAGTATGGATATGATCCTAATAATTTATCTGGAAAACAATTATACATCAATCCAGAAGAATGCATTGATTGTGGTGCTTGTGAACCTGCTTGTCCGGTCCAAGCTATTTTCCCTGAAGACGAGGTCCCCGAAAAATGGAAATCCTATATCCAAAAAAATAGAGAGTTCTATGGTTTGAAGTGA
- a CDS encoding bifunctional precorrin-2 dehydrogenase/sirohydrochlorin ferrochelatase, translated as MKLYPIVLKLDDRICSFVGGGKSIYKKIYDLLPYSPKIFLLAEYIIDELEELVQNQKKIIWIKYINYQILLKSYLIFLSDEKVIKNQIEYEANPSNELDTVLKFAKKYSKFVSFLDRPQYCDFYNTHIYEKDSILVSISTYGHAPVVGKYIKKKLDEIITDDLIKLTEFLSKYRSKIIAQIKDFEKRKQLYDQLLQPSFLEVLRNSEDEALGILLQLLIQYSK; from the coding sequence ATGAAATTATATCCCATCGTTTTAAAATTAGATGATCGAATTTGTTCCTTTGTTGGTGGTGGAAAATCCATTTATAAAAAAATTTATGATCTCTTACCATATTCACCCAAGATATTTTTATTAGCTGAATATATTATTGATGAATTGGAGGAATTGGTTCAAAATCAAAAAAAGATCATTTGGATAAAATACATTAACTATCAGATTTTATTAAAGTCCTATTTGATTTTTCTTTCTGATGAAAAAGTCATAAAGAATCAAATAGAATATGAGGCAAATCCTTCGAACGAATTGGATACAGTCCTTAAATTTGCAAAGAAGTATTCTAAGTTTGTTTCATTTTTGGATAGACCTCAGTATTGTGATTTTTACAATACCCATATTTATGAGAAAGATTCGATTTTGGTAAGTATCTCCACTTATGGGCATGCACCCGTTGTTGGAAAGTACATAAAAAAAAAGTTAGATGAAATTATAACTGATGACTTGATTAAACTGACAGAATTTTTATCGAAATACCGTTCCAAAATTATCGCTCAGATCAAGGATTTTGAAAAGAGAAAGCAACTCTACGATCAACTTTTACAGCCATCTTTTTTGGAAGTTTTGAGAAATAGTGAAGATGAGGCTTTGGGGATATTGTTGCAATTGTTAATCCAATACTCAAAATGA
- a CDS encoding Hsp20/alpha crystallin family protein, which produces MMWNRWDEYLWNDVIEFMNTINETLRSRERYPKFRVYENDDGILLKSEIPGVEPENIQIELQDNNLVISVEKKQDQHEGATLLRNEREFGKFTRTFQLPFKVKDQEIQAEYKLGILTIVLPKADEEKPKRIAIKS; this is translated from the coding sequence ATGATGTGGAATCGATGGGATGAATATTTATGGAACGATGTAATAGAGTTCATGAATACTATAAATGAAACACTAAGAAGTCGGGAAAGATATCCGAAGTTTCGAGTCTATGAAAATGATGATGGGATTTTATTAAAAAGTGAAATCCCCGGTGTGGAACCTGAAAACATCCAAATAGAGTTGCAAGATAATAATTTGGTCATTTCGGTAGAAAAGAAACAAGATCAACATGAGGGTGCCACTTTGTTGAGGAATGAAAGAGAATTTGGAAAATTTACAAGAACCTTCCAATTACCCTTTAAAGTGAAGGACCAAGAAATTCAAGCTGAGTATAAATTGGGTATACTAACCATAGTTTTACCAAAGGCAGATGAAGAAAAACCAAAAAGAATTGCTATCAAATCATAA
- a CDS encoding Hsp20/alpha crystallin family protein, producing the protein MKWKDLVPWKKESPESKEEKYVATRDIFDTLQKRMDELFEEFGFSSLPSFERTFYPKVDITENENEIVIKADVPGIDEKDLDVSITKDAVIIQGEKKYEHEEKGSNFYRKERSFGSFRRVLPLPVEVDEAKIDATYKNGVLTIKLPKVKTSSNVKKIQIKSS; encoded by the coding sequence ATGAAATGGAAAGATTTAGTTCCATGGAAAAAAGAAAGCCCAGAATCAAAAGAAGAAAAATACGTAGCGACTAGAGATATTTTTGATACATTACAAAAGCGAATGGATGAACTTTTTGAAGAATTTGGTTTTTCTTCTCTACCCAGTTTTGAAAGAACTTTCTATCCAAAAGTAGATATTACAGAAAACGAAAATGAAATTGTAATCAAAGCTGATGTTCCCGGAATTGATGAAAAGGATTTAGATGTATCAATAACCAAAGATGCCGTGATCATTCAGGGTGAGAAAAAATATGAACATGAAGAAAAAGGAAGTAATTTCTATCGAAAAGAGCGTAGCTTTGGTTCATTTAGAAGAGTATTACCTCTGCCAGTAGAAGTTGATGAAGCCAAAATCGATGCTACGTATAAAAACGGAGTTCTCACCATCAAATTACCAAAAGTAAAAACCTCATCTAACGTAAAAAAAATCCAAATCAAAAGTTCCTAA
- a CDS encoding flagellar hook-length control protein FliK, with protein sequence MKIFFIKNDIEGTALLDSVPKQKAENIEEKEKGGFYQLLLQQTHQNELKTNHIEKQNHQNQNKQQETQKALSETEKETEENQKKQNRKKTIHEPNELKEKTIQDYLSEAKDNSIPKNNHKNEKEKIEKKLDFIPIERTEKKLQNQKEQKSQQIEEIKKNEPSTEGKIFEKEQNVFGIRASLLNDEFKIKISASVDFQKKELEHQEKQIKENTLWQLLSLHKEKKETKQEKLTTKELIDEMSKKEMLVSERQEKSNPRKPIESNEITSAQKDNNQLNVWSKENSILSDKIQITTKPKELETKTLPKEEIRDKFYAEKNPQQSEILTNPKSEIRDVIDKKFVSLDQSLKEALEELISKAKVQVGKNEFTAQIRMNPAIFGYMSVNIKYENGHLVLRLLVDNQAVFQKLNDSVEMLKNEFQKHGIYLEQIQIRMKEPMLSNSNMQDSMNLFYDTQENFQSPSHHNPYLGDHERERFSYQKENFQSNQELKIQKNKEERTEDYNLMTLNTHHNIELWG encoded by the coding sequence ATGAAAATCTTTTTTATAAAAAATGATATTGAGGGAACTGCGTTATTAGATTCGGTTCCAAAACAAAAAGCAGAAAATATAGAAGAAAAAGAAAAAGGAGGATTTTATCAACTGCTATTACAACAAACCCATCAAAATGAACTAAAAACAAATCATATCGAAAAACAAAATCATCAAAATCAAAACAAACAGCAAGAAACACAAAAAGCTTTATCTGAAACTGAAAAAGAAACTGAAGAAAATCAAAAAAAACAAAACAGAAAAAAGACAATCCATGAACCCAACGAACTAAAAGAAAAAACCATACAAGATTATTTATCTGAAGCAAAAGATAATTCTATTCCAAAAAACAATCACAAAAATGAGAAAGAAAAAATTGAAAAAAAGCTGGATTTTATTCCCATTGAAAGAACAGAAAAAAAGCTCCAGAATCAAAAAGAGCAAAAATCACAACAGATAGAAGAGATAAAAAAGAACGAACCTTCCACTGAAGGAAAAATCTTTGAAAAAGAACAAAATGTTTTTGGGATACGAGCATCTCTTTTAAATGATGAGTTTAAAATAAAAATCAGTGCTTCTGTGGATTTTCAAAAAAAAGAATTAGAACATCAAGAAAAACAGATCAAAGAGAACACTTTATGGCAACTTTTGAGTTTGCATAAAGAAAAAAAAGAAACAAAACAAGAAAAGCTCACAACAAAGGAACTCATTGATGAAATGTCAAAAAAAGAAATGCTTGTTTCCGAAAGACAAGAAAAAAGTAATCCAAGAAAACCTATTGAATCAAATGAAATCACATCAGCTCAGAAAGATAACAATCAACTCAACGTTTGGTCCAAGGAAAATTCTATTTTAAGCGATAAAATACAAATCACCACAAAGCCAAAAGAATTAGAAACAAAAACTTTACCAAAAGAAGAAATACGTGATAAATTCTATGCTGAAAAAAACCCTCAACAAAGTGAGATTTTAACCAATCCAAAAAGTGAAATAAGAGATGTAATAGATAAAAAGTTTGTTTCTCTTGATCAAAGTCTCAAAGAGGCATTAGAAGAACTCATTTCAAAAGCAAAGGTCCAAGTGGGGAAAAATGAATTTACGGCACAAATTCGCATGAACCCCGCCATATTTGGTTACATGTCGGTCAATATCAAATACGAAAATGGTCATTTGGTATTGAGGCTATTAGTGGATAATCAAGCTGTTTTTCAAAAACTAAATGATAGTGTGGAAATGCTAAAAAATGAATTTCAAAAGCATGGGATTTATTTGGAACAAATCCAAATTCGAATGAAAGAACCAATGCTTTCGAACTCAAACATGCAAGATTCAATGAATTTGTTTTATGATACCCAAGAAAATTTTCAATCACCATCTCATCATAATCCCTATCTTGGGGATCATGAAAGAGAAAGATTTTCATATCAAAAAGAAAATTTTCAGTCAAACCAAGAATTAAAAATACAGAAAAATAAAGAAGAACGAACTGAAGATTATAACCTCATGACCCTTAATACACACCATAATATCGAACTTTGGGGTTAA
- a CDS encoding endoflagellar hook capping protein translates to MEVELLKKKYFQQNKSVNIKEYFRFKEYLEKNNLQNVEIYDKAKTLGKDDFLKLLITQLSHQDPTRPLSDQEFIAQMAQFSALEQMQNIAKSIEVLNSNQNFDFLGKFVVGKDEVSGEEVSGIVEAIFRDEAGDYYLKVQNAAIKKEKVIMVSLSKPQDNQNTNQQMSNPLSEQSQKTIKEYQNNLIETTR, encoded by the coding sequence ATGGAAGTGGAATTACTAAAAAAGAAGTATTTTCAACAAAACAAGTCAGTAAACATAAAAGAGTATTTTCGATTTAAAGAATACTTAGAAAAAAACAACTTACAGAATGTAGAGATTTATGATAAAGCAAAGACTCTTGGGAAGGACGATTTTTTGAAGCTACTGATTACCCAGCTGTCTCATCAAGATCCTACTCGTCCTTTGTCAGATCAAGAGTTCATTGCGCAGATGGCTCAGTTTTCAGCTCTTGAGCAAATGCAGAACATAGCAAAAAGTATAGAAGTTTTAAATTCAAATCAGAACTTTGATTTTTTAGGAAAATTTGTTGTAGGTAAAGATGAGGTCAGTGGTGAAGAAGTATCGGGAATCGTTGAAGCCATTTTTAGAGATGAAGCTGGGGATTATTATTTAAAAGTTCAAAATGCAGCCATCAAAAAAGAAAAAGTCATTATGGTTTCCCTATCAAAACCACAAGATAACCAAAATACAAATCAGCAAATGTCAAATCCACTCTCAGAACAAAGCCAAAAAACCATCAAAGAATATCAAAATAACTTAATCGAAACTACGAGGTGA